The following are encoded together in the Salvelinus fontinalis isolate EN_2023a chromosome 38, ASM2944872v1, whole genome shotgun sequence genome:
- the LOC129837386 gene encoding G protein-activated inward rectifier potassium channel 4-like — protein sequence MAQRFEAMNCFKGRFGQDVEKQHQKLSKPRWDTPKNKVPTDRTMVVGGRQGGGGKGSKRSGGTLRKQRQRYVEKDGKCNVHHGNVREKYRYMTDIFTTLVDLKWRFNLLVFTLVYTTTWVFFGLIWWLIAYIRGDLDHTDDGDWIPCVNNLNGFVSAFLFSIETETTIGYGYRVITDKCPEGILLLLVQAILGSIVNAFMVGCMFVKISQPKKRAETLMFSHKAVISVRDSKLCLMFRVGDLRNSHIVEASIRAKLIHSKQTKEGEFIPLNQTDINVGFDTGDDRLFLVSPLIICHEFNECSPFWEISQEQLEREEFEVVVILEGMVEATGMTCQARSSYLDSEVMWGERFTPVLSLEEGFYEVDYESFHHTYPTPTPTSSARELAELAKKGEAIPLPPQSPPPVLEPPPPHPEKEEDRGEEEVGVEAIGDGEGDNVSNGDANRMDDGHE from the exons ATGGCCCAACGCTTCGAGGCCATGAATTGCTTCAAAGGGCGTTTTGGACAGGATGTGGAGAAACAGCACCAAAAGCTGTCAAAACCAAGATGGGATACCCCCAAAAACAAG GTGCCCACAGACCGGACCATGGTGGTGGGTGGCAGGCAAGGTGGGGGCGGTAAAGGTTCCAAACGTTCAGGAGGTACCCTGAGAAAACAGCGCCAGCGCTACGTGGAGAAGGACGGCAAGTGCAACGTGCATCACGGCAATGTGCGCGAGAAATACCGCTACATGACAGACATCTTCACTACCCTGGTGGACCTGAAGTGGCGCTTTAACCTGCTGGTGTTCACCCTGGTCTACACAACCACCTGGGTGTTCTTCGGTCTCATCTGGTGGCTCATCGCCTACATCCGCGGAGACCTGGACCACACCGATGACGGAGACTGGATCCCCTGCGTCAACAACCTCAATGGCTTCGTCTCCGCCTTTCTCTTCTCCATCGAGACGGAGACCACCATCGGCTACGGCTACCGGGTCATCACTGATAAATGCCCAGAGGGGATTCTCCTGCTTTTAGTCCAGGCCATCCTGGGCTCCATCGTCAATGCCTTCATGGTGGGATGCATGTTCGTCAAGATCTCCCAGCCCAAGAAGCGAGCCGAGACGCTCATGTTTTCCCACAAGGCGGTGATCTCTGTGAGGGACAGCAAGCTGTGTTTGATGTTCAGGGTAGGAGACCTGAGGAACTCACATATCGTGGAGGCCTCCATCCGGGCCAAGCTGATCCACTCCAAGCAGACCAAGGAAGGGGAGTTTATCCCTCTCAATCAGACGGATATTAATGTGGGCTTCGATACGGGGGACGACAGGCTCTTCCTGGTGTCGCCACTCATCATCTGTCACGAGTTCAACGAGTGCAGTCCCTTCTGGGAGATCTCACaggaacagctggagagagaggagtttgAGGTAGTGGTCATCCTGGAGGGCATGGTGGAAGCCACAG GAATGACATGCCAGGCGCGCAGCTCCTACCTAGACTCAGAGGTCATGTGGGGGGAGCGCTTCACCCCTGTGCTCTCCCTAGAGGAGGGCTTCTACGAGGTGGACTATGAATCCTTCCACCACACCTACCCTACCCCGACCCCCACCTCCTCTGCCCGAGAGCTGGCTGAGCTGGCCAAGAAGGGAGAGGCTATCCCCCtacctccccagtccccacctCCAGTCCTGGAGCCACCCCCACCACACCCAGagaaggaggaagacagaggggaggaagaggtgggggtggaggcgataggggatggagagggggataaCGTTAGCAATGGAGATGCTAACAGGATGGATGATGGGCATGAATGA
- the LOC129837753 gene encoding rRNA 2'-O-methyltransferase fibrillarin-like, whose protein sequence is MTPGFSPRGGDRGGFRGRGSFGDRGGGRGGFGDRGGRGGFRGRGGGGGFRSPSGEGGFRGRGGGRGIPRGRGGRGGFGAGRKVTVEPHRHEGVFICRGKEDALVTKNMVIGESVYGEKRMNVEEGETKIEYRAWNPFRSKLAAAILGGVDQIHIKPGSKVMYLGAASGTTVSHVSDIVGPEGLVYAVEFSHRSGRDLLNVAKKRTNIIPIIEDARHPHKYRMLVGMVDVIFADVAQPDQTRIVALNAHNFLKNGGHFVISIKANCIDSTAAPEAVFAAEVKKMGSENMKPQEQLTLEPYERDHAIVVGIYRPAPKNKK, encoded by the exons ATGACACCAG GATTCAGCCCCAGGGGTGGTGATCGAGGAGGCTTCCGGGGAAGAGGAAGCTTTGGAGACAGAGGTGGTGGACGGGGGGGGTTTGGAGATAGAGGCGGACGAGGAGGATTCAGAGGCAGAGGCGGTG GAGGTGGATTTAGGTCTCCAAGCGGCGAGGGTGGCTTCAGAGGCCGTGGAGGTGGTCGTGGCATCCCCAGGGGTAGAGGTGGACGTGGCGGCTTCGGGGCGGGCAGGAAAGTCACTGTGGAGCCTCATAGACATGAAG GAGTGTTCATCTGCCGTGGTAAGGAAGATGCCCTGGTGACAAAGAACATGGTGATTGGAGAGTCTGTGTATGGAGAAAAAAGGATGAATGTCGAGGAGGGGGAAACGAAGATTGAGTACAGAGCGTGGAACCCTTTCCGGTCAAAGTTGGCAGCAGCCATCTTGGGAGGAGTTGATCAGATCCACATCAAACCTGGCTCGAAGGTCATGTACCTGGGTGCCGCATCAGGGACGACAGTGTCCCACGTGTCAGACATTGTTGGACCA GAGGGTCTTGTGTATGCTGTAGAGTTCTCTCACAGGTCAGGACGTGATCTGCTCAATGTTGCCAAAAAGAGAACCAACATCATTCCCATCATTGAGGATGCCCGGCATCCACACAAATACCGCATGCTTGTTG GCATGGTAGATGTCATCTTCGCTGATGTGGCCCAGCCTGATCAGACAAGAATTGTTGCACTCAACGCTCACAATTTCCTTAAGAACGGAGGGCACTTTGTCATCTCAATCAAG GCAAACTGCATTGATTCAACGGCAGCACCGGAGGCTGTGTTTGCTGCGGAGGTGAAGAAGATGGGCTCGGAAAACATGAAGCCCCAGGAGCAGCTGACGTTGGAGCCTTATGAGAGAGATCACGCCATCGTAGTAGGAATCTACAG ACCTGCTCCCAAGAATAAGAAGTGA